Proteins encoded by one window of uncultured Draconibacterium sp.:
- a CDS encoding phospholipase D-like domain-containing protein translates to MKISTFILFFFISVEIFAQTSINDARQQAVGSTVTVSGIVTNGPELGAIRYIQDNTAGIGVYDYSALDDIVRGDSITITGELDDYYNLLEIKSFTNLTVHQSGLALPAPKKISISDLGEDYEGELVQIDNIEFVDATGLFGGGKNYAFTDGSETGELRINSGSPLVGQAIPTGKFNLVAICSQYSRESNDTRSGYQLLPRDANDFISGKSINITSSIEVISVTKNSITLFWSTDTGGAPFVRYGSSNNSSALTNLKAGESTTSEGENNHMVEITDLQPSEIIYAQVYVTNEADTAFSSIGAYVTQSNSSGEINVFFNTDIDETKATATVANNIGDNMADTLAAYINRASESIDFCIYNINNSTISDALNAAYDRSVTIRFITCESTAHASVADLNSNIPVLERPELAEGGIMHNKFAIFDANSTNANSAWVWSGSTNITQAQLTFDSNNMIFIQDQSLAKVYEVEFEEMWGSNSAQPNAGNAKFGDDKTNNTPHQIQVGDVLIACYFSPSDNTNQQLINSINTADFDLDIETMLITRSDLGNAIVSAFDRGVEVSVLMNEESEYTPSFIRNTLPQGKFIIDDLAAGMMHHKIAVIDPNHPESDPQVITGSHNWSNSANDRNDENTLIIHDADIANQYYQQFAYRFVQNDGTLVLAAQIIQSTSVNVFPNPTEGRLMINADRTIAKITIYNSTGAKIDELLPNENAAEFNLSSYSTGLFLLKVELNNGDYNTYKILKK, encoded by the coding sequence GTGAAAATCTCTACATTCATTCTATTCTTTTTTATAAGCGTTGAAATATTTGCTCAAACAAGTATTAATGACGCAAGGCAACAGGCAGTTGGATCGACTGTTACTGTATCAGGAATTGTAACAAATGGCCCCGAACTTGGAGCCATTAGGTATATCCAGGACAACACGGCAGGTATTGGAGTTTATGACTATTCTGCTTTAGACGACATTGTTCGCGGCGATTCAATAACAATAACCGGCGAATTAGACGATTACTACAACTTACTCGAAATTAAGTCGTTTACAAATCTCACTGTACACCAATCAGGATTAGCGTTACCCGCTCCGAAAAAGATTAGTATTAGCGACTTAGGAGAAGATTATGAAGGCGAATTGGTTCAAATAGATAATATTGAATTTGTAGATGCTACAGGACTGTTTGGAGGAGGAAAAAACTACGCATTTACCGATGGCAGCGAAACCGGAGAACTCAGAATAAACTCGGGCAGCCCTCTTGTTGGGCAAGCTATACCAACCGGGAAATTTAATTTAGTCGCCATTTGCTCTCAGTATTCTCGTGAATCTAACGATACCCGGTCAGGATATCAGCTTCTTCCTCGTGATGCCAATGATTTTATATCAGGTAAAAGCATAAATATTACGTCATCAATTGAGGTGATAAGCGTAACAAAAAACTCCATCACGCTATTCTGGTCAACCGATACAGGAGGCGCACCTTTTGTTCGTTACGGTAGCAGTAATAATTCTTCTGCTTTAACAAATTTAAAAGCTGGCGAATCAACTACTTCTGAAGGCGAAAACAATCACATGGTTGAAATAACGGACCTTCAACCATCTGAAATAATTTATGCCCAGGTGTATGTAACAAATGAAGCAGACACTGCTTTTTCATCTATCGGCGCCTATGTAACCCAATCCAACTCCTCGGGTGAAATCAATGTATTTTTTAATACTGATATTGATGAAACAAAAGCAACTGCAACTGTAGCAAATAATATCGGGGATAACATGGCCGACACTTTGGCCGCCTATATTAACAGGGCGAGCGAATCGATCGATTTCTGCATTTACAATATTAATAATTCAACAATATCAGATGCATTAAATGCTGCTTACGATCGTAGTGTAACAATTCGTTTTATCACCTGCGAATCAACAGCTCACGCCAGCGTTGCCGATTTAAATTCCAATATCCCTGTTCTTGAACGGCCTGAATTAGCTGAAGGTGGAATTATGCATAACAAATTTGCCATCTTCGATGCCAACTCAACAAACGCCAATTCGGCATGGGTGTGGTCGGGATCGACTAACATAACTCAAGCTCAGCTTACGTTTGACAGCAACAATATGATTTTTATTCAAGACCAGTCGCTGGCAAAAGTTTACGAGGTAGAATTTGAAGAAATGTGGGGCAGCAACAGCGCCCAGCCAAATGCCGGAAATGCAAAATTTGGCGATGATAAAACAAATAATACCCCTCATCAAATTCAAGTTGGAGATGTACTTATTGCGTGTTATTTCAGCCCCTCAGACAATACAAACCAGCAATTAATAAACTCGATTAACACAGCCGACTTTGACTTGGACATTGAAACAATGTTGATCACCCGATCGGATTTGGGCAACGCCATAGTTTCAGCTTTCGATCGCGGCGTGGAGGTAAGTGTTTTAATGAACGAAGAAAGTGAATACACACCGTCATTTATAAGAAACACTCTGCCACAAGGCAAATTTATTATCGACGATTTGGCAGCAGGAATGATGCACCACAAAATTGCAGTAATAGATCCCAATCATCCGGAATCAGATCCGCAGGTTATTACAGGGAGTCACAACTGGAGTAACTCGGCCAACGACCGAAACGATGAAAACACACTAATCATTCACGATGCCGATATTGCCAATCAATACTACCAACAATTTGCCTATCGATTCGTGCAAAACGATGGCACGTTGGTTTTAGCAGCTCAAATTATTCAGTCAACTTCAGTTAATGTATTTCCAAATCCCACTGAAGGAAGATTAATGATTAATGCTGACAGAACCATTGCAAAAATTACCATTTATAACAGCACCGGAGCAAAAATAGATGAACTTCTGCCCAACGAAAACGCGGCAGAATTTAATCTGTCATCTTATTCAACCGGGCTATTTCTGCTGAAGGTAGAATTAAATAATGGTGATTATAACACGTATAAAATTCTGAAGAAATAA
- the deoC gene encoding deoxyribose-phosphate aldolase, protein MTTVQELAKMIDHSILHPTMTDYDLERECAVAAKYNVASVCVKPYAVKRASQLLKNTDVLIGCVIGFPAGNSAIGVKVFEAQTACNDGAVEIDMVINIGKALQGDWDYIQDEIDSVTQICHKNGAVVKVIFETDYVINRADILKLCEICTEVGADYVKTSSGFGFVKGADGRYSYMGATIENLKLMRESSGPKVKIKAAGGVRTLDGLLAVREVGCTRCGATSTISILEEAKKRFGNK, encoded by the coding sequence ATGACTACAGTTCAAGAACTTGCCAAAATGATTGATCATTCGATCCTTCATCCCACTATGACTGATTATGATTTAGAACGAGAATGTGCTGTTGCTGCAAAATACAATGTGGCATCCGTTTGTGTTAAACCTTATGCGGTTAAACGTGCATCACAGTTATTGAAAAATACCGATGTGCTTATTGGTTGTGTTATTGGATTTCCGGCGGGTAATTCTGCAATTGGAGTAAAAGTTTTTGAGGCACAAACAGCCTGTAATGATGGCGCTGTTGAAATTGATATGGTTATTAATATTGGCAAAGCTTTGCAGGGTGATTGGGATTATATTCAAGATGAAATTGATTCGGTTACACAGATTTGTCATAAAAACGGTGCTGTTGTTAAGGTGATTTTTGAAACCGACTATGTGATAAACCGAGCTGATATTTTAAAACTTTGTGAGATTTGTACTGAAGTTGGTGCCGACTATGTGAAAACATCTTCGGGGTTTGGTTTTGTTAAAGGTGCAGATGGTCGTTACTCGTACATGGGAGCAACCATAGAAAACTTAAAACTGATGCGCGAGAGCAGTGGCCCAAAAGTAAAGATAAAAGCAGCCGGCGGTGTGCGCACGCTCGATGGTTTATTGGCGGTTCGAGAAGTTGGTTGCACGCGTTGTGGAGCTACATCCACAATTTCTATTCTTGAGGAAGCGAAAAAAAGATTTGGGAATAAATAA
- a CDS encoding aldo/keto reductase — MTNRRSFLKSLAGVTAGLSLPSGAFASGQETRDRLGEVLPKRKLGQTGEYVTMLGTGGYHVGWTTERDAQEVIEASLEGGVRFFDTAESYTSGVSEERYGKYLTPKYRDLIFLMTKSTGQNAKTVQEHLEGSLRRLKVDQIDLYQIHAIDSPEDVDGRIEAGVIDYLLKAKQQGKIKYLGFTGHQNPYAHTRMLEQTNNTTIFDALQMPVNVLDQTYYSFAENVFPKALEKNIGVLAMKSLAAGRFFANKERFNWSTDDPVIPDKMSIKEAMYFVWSLPVATLISGNENATFMREKIALARSFSKFSEEERIALVDKVKSIALTGKVEYYKQKES, encoded by the coding sequence ATGACTAACAGAAGATCATTCTTAAAATCGCTTGCAGGTGTTACTGCCGGACTGAGTTTGCCATCAGGAGCATTTGCATCTGGCCAGGAAACACGTGATAGATTAGGCGAAGTTTTACCAAAACGAAAACTGGGACAAACCGGAGAATACGTCACCATGCTTGGCACAGGCGGCTACCATGTGGGCTGGACAACAGAACGCGATGCCCAGGAAGTTATTGAAGCATCGTTGGAAGGCGGAGTACGTTTTTTTGACACTGCTGAAAGTTATACTTCGGGAGTAAGTGAAGAACGTTATGGAAAGTACCTCACCCCGAAATACCGCGACCTGATTTTTCTAATGACAAAATCGACCGGTCAAAACGCAAAAACAGTACAAGAACATTTGGAAGGTTCACTTCGGCGACTAAAAGTTGACCAAATCGATTTGTATCAAATTCATGCTATTGATTCGCCGGAAGATGTTGACGGAAGAATTGAAGCCGGAGTAATCGATTATTTACTAAAAGCAAAACAGCAGGGAAAAATTAAATACCTGGGATTTACGGGCCATCAGAATCCTTATGCACACACACGAATGCTCGAACAAACGAACAACACTACTATTTTCGATGCGCTCCAAATGCCGGTAAATGTTCTTGACCAGACTTATTACAGTTTTGCCGAAAACGTATTTCCAAAAGCACTGGAAAAAAATATTGGAGTTTTGGCAATGAAATCATTGGCAGCAGGTCGGTTCTTTGCGAACAAGGAACGATTTAACTGGTCGACAGACGACCCTGTTATTCCAGACAAAATGAGCATAAAAGAAGCCATGTATTTTGTGTGGTCCCTCCCTGTAGCTACTCTAATTTCAGGAAATGAAAACGCCACATTTATGCGTGAAAAGATCGCATTGGCTCGCTCATTTTCAAAATTTTCAGAAGAAGAAAGAATAGCCCTGGTTGATAAAGTAAAAAGCATTGCTTTAACGGGCAAAGTAGAATATTACAAACAAAAAGAATCATAA
- a CDS encoding putative molybdenum carrier protein — protein MTTNKIQILCQKLISGGQTGVDRAVLDACLKYSFPCGGWCPKGRKAEDGKIPGSYPLQEMKEVEYEVRTRKNVIESDGTLILAPEKLQGGTLLTKHFSLEVNKPYRIIRPETNPSKLLSWIAINNIRILNIAGPRQSEWPQAYSAAYRFTTELIVKIKFSASDIQS, from the coding sequence ATGACGACAAATAAAATACAAATACTGTGCCAAAAGTTAATTTCTGGAGGACAAACCGGAGTTGACCGTGCTGTTTTAGATGCTTGTCTGAAATATTCCTTCCCATGTGGCGGCTGGTGCCCCAAAGGACGAAAAGCAGAAGACGGTAAAATCCCGGGGTCATATCCATTGCAGGAAATGAAAGAAGTGGAATACGAAGTCAGAACCAGAAAAAATGTCATCGAATCTGATGGTACACTCATTCTGGCCCCTGAAAAATTACAGGGTGGAACATTACTCACAAAGCACTTCTCGCTCGAGGTAAATAAACCCTATAGAATTATCCGCCCCGAAACCAATCCCTCCAAATTATTATCATGGATAGCAATAAACAACATTAGGATTCTTAATATTGCCGGGCCACGCCAAAGTGAATGGCCGCAAGCCTATTCTGCAGCCTACCGTTTTACAACCGAACTTATTGTAAAAATTAAATTTTCAGCTTCGGATATACAGTCCTAA
- the lepA gene encoding translation elongation factor 4, whose protein sequence is MENIRNFCIIAHIDHGKSTLADRLLEFTKTVNERQMHAQVLDSMDLEQERGITIKSHAIQMDYVHEDKAYKLNLIDTPGHVDFSYEVSRSIAACEGALLIIDATQGIQAQTISNLYLAIEHDLEIIPVLNKMDLPNAMPEVVEDQIIDLIGCDREDIIRASGKTGEGVPEILDHIINKIPHPQGDPKAPLQALIFDSVFNSFRGIIAYFKIQNGQIRKKDLVKFVATGKQYDADEVGVLKLSLHPRDVLGPGDVGYIISGIKTAKEVKVGDTITHVENPCDKAIEGFEEVKPMVFAGVYPIDADDYEDLRAAMDKLQLNDASLTFEPESSAALGFGFRCGFLGLLHMEIIQERLEREFDMNVITTVPNVSYLAHLTDGSSITVYNPSGMPASTTVDEIEEPYIRANIITASDFIGPVMTLCLDKRGELISQNYLTAERAELVFNLPLGEIVFDFYDKLKSISKGYASFDYHMSGYKPAKLVRLDILLNGEMVDALSTLIHFDNAYPFGRRMCEKLKELIPRQQFDIAIQAAIGAKIIARETVKAVRKDVTAKCYGGDITRKRKLLEKQKKGKKRMKQVGNVEVPQKAFLAVLKLD, encoded by the coding sequence ATGGAGAATATTAGGAACTTTTGCATTATTGCACACATCGATCACGGAAAAAGTACATTGGCCGACCGGCTTTTGGAATTTACCAAAACGGTAAACGAACGTCAAATGCACGCCCAGGTACTCGACAGTATGGATTTGGAGCAGGAACGTGGTATTACAATTAAAAGCCACGCCATTCAGATGGATTACGTGCATGAAGATAAAGCCTACAAGCTAAACCTGATTGACACACCAGGACACGTGGATTTCTCATACGAAGTTTCAAGATCTATTGCTGCCTGCGAAGGAGCATTGTTAATTATTGATGCCACACAAGGCATTCAGGCTCAAACCATTTCAAACCTATACCTGGCCATTGAGCACGATTTGGAGATCATTCCTGTATTAAATAAAATGGACCTCCCGAACGCCATGCCCGAAGTTGTTGAAGATCAAATCATCGACCTTATTGGCTGTGATCGTGAAGACATCATCCGTGCAAGTGGTAAAACCGGCGAAGGAGTACCCGAGATACTTGACCATATTATTAATAAAATACCACATCCTCAAGGCGATCCAAAAGCACCGTTACAAGCACTTATTTTCGATTCGGTTTTTAATTCGTTTCGAGGGATTATTGCTTATTTCAAAATTCAAAACGGGCAGATCAGAAAAAAAGACCTGGTTAAATTTGTGGCTACCGGCAAACAATATGATGCTGACGAAGTAGGTGTTCTAAAACTTAGCTTGCATCCGCGTGATGTTTTAGGCCCCGGAGATGTAGGCTACATTATTTCGGGTATTAAAACAGCCAAAGAGGTAAAAGTTGGTGATACCATTACACACGTTGAAAACCCTTGCGACAAAGCCATTGAAGGTTTTGAGGAAGTAAAACCAATGGTTTTTGCCGGTGTATACCCAATTGACGCCGATGATTATGAAGACCTGCGTGCAGCAATGGACAAACTGCAGTTAAACGACGCATCTCTAACATTTGAGCCGGAGTCTTCGGCAGCACTGGGATTCGGATTCCGATGCGGTTTCCTTGGATTATTACACATGGAAATCATTCAGGAACGCCTGGAGCGTGAGTTTGACATGAATGTTATTACTACGGTACCAAACGTTTCGTACCTGGCTCATTTAACCGATGGCAGTTCAATAACGGTATACAACCCATCAGGAATGCCGGCTTCAACTACTGTTGACGAAATTGAAGAACCATATATTCGTGCCAATATTATTACAGCTTCCGACTTTATCGGGCCGGTAATGACTTTATGCCTTGATAAACGAGGAGAACTGATTAGCCAAAACTACCTGACAGCAGAACGTGCAGAACTCGTTTTCAACCTTCCTTTGGGAGAAATTGTATTCGATTTTTACGATAAATTAAAAAGTATTTCAAAAGGATATGCCTCGTTCGACTACCACATGAGCGGTTACAAACCCGCTAAACTGGTTCGTTTAGATATTTTATTAAACGGCGAAATGGTTGATGCTTTATCAACATTAATTCATTTTGATAATGCTTATCCTTTTGGAAGAAGAATGTGCGAGAAGCTAAAAGAACTAATTCCAAGACAACAATTCGACATTGCCATTCAGGCAGCAATCGGAGCAAAAATTATTGCCCGCGAAACAGTGAAAGCTGTGCGTAAAGATGTAACCGCAAAATGTTACGGAGGAGACATTACACGTAAGCGAAAACTGCTGGAGAAACAGAAAAAAGGTAAAAAGCGAATGAAACAGGTAGGAAATGTTGAAGTTCCGCAAAAAGCTTTCCTCGCAGTATTAAAACTCGATTAG
- a CDS encoding response regulator transcription factor, whose product MEQKTKLLLAEDDENLGLLLKEYLVAKGYDAELYPDGEAAYKGFMKEHFDICILDVMMPKKDGFTLAKDIRIINADIPILFLTAKNMKDDVLEGFKLGADDYITKPFSMEELIMRIEAILRRTSQEGQASAQQVFTLGKFTFDTRKQTLSEGDNTVKLTTKESDLLKLLCQNANKVLERNYALKSIWIDDNYFNARSMDVYITKLRKHLKDEPTVEIINVHGKGYKLIV is encoded by the coding sequence ATGGAACAAAAAACAAAATTATTACTAGCAGAAGACGATGAGAACTTAGGGCTATTATTAAAAGAATATTTGGTTGCAAAAGGATATGATGCAGAGCTTTACCCTGATGGAGAAGCAGCTTATAAAGGATTTATGAAAGAGCATTTCGACATCTGCATATTAGATGTGATGATGCCGAAAAAAGATGGATTTACGCTGGCCAAAGACATTCGTATTATTAATGCTGATATTCCAATTCTTTTCCTGACTGCTAAAAATATGAAAGACGATGTGCTCGAAGGTTTTAAACTGGGGGCCGATGATTATATTACCAAGCCTTTTAGTATGGAAGAGCTGATTATGCGCATTGAGGCCATTTTACGTCGTACATCGCAAGAAGGTCAGGCCAGTGCACAGCAGGTTTTTACGCTGGGTAAATTTACATTCGATACCCGAAAACAAACCCTAAGCGAAGGAGACAATACTGTAAAACTAACTACAAAAGAATCTGATTTGCTGAAGTTGCTTTGTCAGAATGCCAACAAAGTTTTGGAGCGTAATTATGCGCTTAAATCAATTTGGATAGATGATAACTATTTTAATGCACGTAGTATGGATGTTTACATTACCAAGCTACGTAAGCATTTAAAAGATGAGCCTACTGTTGAAATCATCAACGTACACGGCAAAGGATATAAACTGATTGTTTGA
- a CDS encoding HAMP domain-containing sensor histidine kinase, whose product MSRKMLITLIVLMAVVLSGLILVQASMIRSAADIREEQFNKQVINALVQVARQLEADEEYIARQYARNGQIPGSGNASEFGGVFPRNNSGSLLSFQFSITQQNGYGQLEESYRMQYQDTSASESGFLTIEQLLLNRQEIERRREQWLRDVDWKNFEILYLEDRPIEQRVDTTRLTELLAHAMNQSEIKLDYKYAVTNATLGREDILVGEKDYHVGKNTKEFSQLLFQNDYGGAKPNYLNVYFPNQKGYLFRQTGLTIIPTIILTGLLIAIFTYALMVIMRQKKLSIIKNDFINNMTHELKTPISTISLASQMLQDGSVTNTPSIIEHVSNVINQESKRLSFQVEKVLQMAVFNEGRLKLKLREFDANTMVRTVTANFELRVNNKNGALHTEILAENAHIKGDEVHITNVIFNLLDNAMKYSREKPEIWVKTENRKDMVLISVQDNGIGIAKEHQAQIFDRFYRVPTGNVHDVKGFGLGLSYVKKIVDLHNGTIKVESALNKGTKFKIYFPQIKN is encoded by the coding sequence ATGAGTCGAAAAATGCTAATAACATTAATTGTTTTGATGGCAGTTGTGCTGTCGGGTTTGATATTGGTACAGGCTTCCATGATCAGATCGGCAGCAGATATCAGGGAGGAGCAATTTAATAAGCAGGTAATCAATGCACTGGTTCAGGTAGCCAGGCAGTTAGAGGCTGATGAAGAATATATTGCACGGCAGTATGCTCGGAATGGCCAGATTCCCGGGAGTGGCAATGCAAGTGAGTTTGGTGGTGTATTCCCGAGAAATAACAGTGGAAGTTTGCTTAGTTTTCAGTTTTCGATTACGCAACAAAATGGTTACGGTCAGTTGGAAGAAAGCTATCGAATGCAATACCAGGATACTTCTGCTTCTGAAAGTGGATTTTTAACAATTGAACAACTGTTATTGAATCGTCAGGAAATTGAGCGCAGAAGAGAGCAATGGCTTCGTGATGTTGACTGGAAAAACTTTGAGATTTTGTACCTGGAAGACCGACCGATTGAGCAACGAGTTGATACCACGCGTCTGACAGAGTTGCTCGCACATGCTATGAATCAGTCTGAAATTAAACTGGATTATAAGTATGCAGTTACCAACGCCACTCTTGGCAGAGAAGATATTTTAGTTGGAGAGAAAGATTATCATGTGGGAAAAAACACGAAAGAATTTAGTCAGCTTTTGTTTCAGAACGATTACGGAGGGGCCAAGCCCAATTATCTAAATGTATATTTTCCCAATCAAAAAGGATACCTATTCAGGCAAACCGGATTAACTATTATTCCTACCATTATTTTAACCGGATTGTTGATTGCAATTTTTACTTATGCCTTAATGGTAATTATGCGGCAGAAAAAATTGTCGATCATTAAAAACGATTTTATTAATAATATGACGCATGAGCTGAAAACCCCGATTTCAACAATATCGCTGGCAAGTCAGATGTTGCAGGATGGTAGTGTTACCAATACTCCTTCGATTATCGAGCATGTGTCGAATGTGATAAACCAGGAAAGTAAGCGTTTGAGTTTTCAGGTAGAAAAGGTGTTGCAGATGGCTGTTTTTAACGAGGGACGATTAAAACTTAAACTTCGCGAGTTCGACGCCAATACCATGGTGAGAACAGTAACAGCAAATTTCGAATTACGGGTTAACAATAAGAATGGAGCACTTCATACCGAAATTTTGGCAGAAAATGCACATATTAAGGGAGATGAAGTGCATATTACAAATGTTATTTTTAACTTGCTGGACAACGCAATGAAATATAGCAGGGAAAAACCCGAAATTTGGGTAAAAACCGAGAATAGGAAAGATATGGTTCTCATATCGGTGCAGGATAATGGCATAGGAATTGCAAAAGAACATCAGGCTCAAATATTTGATCGTTTTTACAGGGTGCCTACCGGTAATGTTCACGATGTAAAAGGATTTGGTTTGGGACTCAGCTATGTGAAGAAAATTGTAGACCTTCACAATGGAACAATTAAAGTTGAAAGTGCATTGAATAAAGGAACAAAATTTAAAATTTATTTCCCACAAATAAAGAATTAA
- the purN gene encoding phosphoribosylglycinamide formyltransferase: MEEKRIALFASGSGTNAENIIKYFSENEKIKVDSLWANKSDAYALVRAENNNVETFVFNRDLFYNTNEIVETLRNRKVNVIVLAGFLWLIPENLIENFTIINIHPALLPKYGGKGMYGMNVHKAVIENKESHSGITIHFVNQNYDEGKIIFQAKCEVLPNDTPEMVAEKVHKLEYQHFPAVIETVVNDIS, translated from the coding sequence ATGGAAGAGAAAAGAATTGCATTGTTCGCATCAGGATCGGGAACCAACGCTGAAAATATTATTAAGTACTTTTCTGAAAATGAAAAAATTAAAGTGGATTCGCTGTGGGCAAACAAATCGGATGCTTATGCACTGGTAAGAGCTGAAAATAATAATGTGGAAACCTTTGTTTTTAACAGGGACCTATTTTACAATACAAATGAAATTGTTGAAACATTAAGAAATCGTAAAGTGAATGTTATCGTGCTGGCCGGTTTCTTGTGGCTAATCCCCGAAAACCTGATCGAAAATTTCACTATTATTAATATACATCCGGCTTTGCTGCCTAAATATGGTGGAAAAGGAATGTATGGAATGAATGTTCATAAAGCTGTAATTGAGAATAAAGAATCGCATTCCGGAATCACCATTCATTTTGTAAATCAAAACTACGATGAAGGGAAAATAATTTTTCAGGCCAAATGCGAAGTACTGCCCAATGATACTCCGGAAATGGTTGCAGAAAAAGTTCACAAACTGGAATACCAGCATTTTCCTGCCGTTATTGAAACGGTTGTAAACGATATTAGCTAA
- a CDS encoding acyl carrier protein, with amino-acid sequence MSDVAAKVKAIIVDKLGVDESEVTTEASFTNDLGADSLDTVELIMEFEKEFDLAIPDDEAEKISTVGEAIAHIEAAL; translated from the coding sequence ATGTCTGACGTTGCAGCAAAAGTAAAAGCAATAATCGTTGATAAATTAGGTGTTGACGAAAGTGAAGTAACTACAGAAGCATCTTTCACTAACGATCTTGGTGCTGACTCACTTGACACAGTTGAATTAATCATGGAATTCGAGAAAGAATTTGATCTTGCTATTCCAGACGACGAGGCAGAAAAAATTTCTACAGTAGGTGAAGCTATCGCTCACATCGAAGCTGCCCTTTAA